The following are encoded together in the Proteiniphilum saccharofermentans genome:
- a CDS encoding fimbrial protein, which translates to MKQPGKYIIYLLFGLFTASALMPSCTDGNGPDDLKPTDRVSLSISFHSAQTRAENGVRGTEIDVESESKIYSLAVLVFKSGSDELDGSKFINRELKDTQDAQDREDYKELEEIKEIELTPGVRDIYIIANAPDGHFSGVTDRTSFKAKLEDLSAQKVYGFQEGESSGDTPIGGEDPVDRYTNLVMSQSFIGLTIEGGEKQYLGYTEEELPEGATPLNEGKPVELVRLVARVAIQKIAFELPAELTFDGIKTTDYNQYVDTVFMINAKTSSTYFPGETGFTGPDGSFVHGNIPGYNFLKGKLSNISGESTYADYLSKPVNFPEYDIENNQVPLWFYAFENSQSNTYPTGFVIGVKYQYKNTQDSELEVKKAYYVVTVNRAGAGSANHNFIKRNNQYGIKVTIKGLGSYVGDYPRSAGIGALRATGFLSSQDTDGVMEIEETVGPNLFPWTGDIYK; encoded by the coding sequence ATGAAACAACCCGGTAAATATATCATATATCTGCTTTTCGGCCTGTTTACCGCCTCAGCGCTCATGCCCTCCTGCACCGATGGAAACGGACCGGATGACCTCAAGCCGACGGATAGAGTTTCGCTATCCATCTCTTTTCATTCTGCGCAAACAAGGGCTGAAAACGGAGTAAGAGGGACTGAAATTGACGTAGAAAGCGAAAGCAAGATCTACAGCCTGGCAGTACTGGTTTTCAAAAGCGGGAGCGATGAATTGGATGGAAGCAAATTCATCAATCGGGAACTGAAAGACACGCAAGACGCCCAGGATAGGGAAGATTACAAGGAATTAGAAGAAATAAAGGAAATCGAGCTTACTCCCGGCGTACGGGATATCTATATCATCGCCAATGCCCCGGACGGGCATTTTAGTGGTGTTACCGACCGGACCTCTTTCAAGGCGAAACTCGAGGATCTGAGTGCCCAGAAAGTATATGGCTTTCAGGAAGGTGAATCATCCGGCGATACCCCAATAGGGGGTGAGGATCCGGTGGATCGCTATACCAATCTTGTGATGTCCCAATCGTTTATTGGGTTGACTATCGAAGGAGGCGAAAAGCAATATCTGGGTTACACTGAAGAAGAACTGCCTGAAGGCGCAACACCTCTCAACGAGGGGAAACCCGTTGAACTGGTACGCCTTGTGGCAAGGGTGGCCATCCAGAAAATAGCGTTCGAACTCCCGGCAGAATTGACATTTGACGGGATCAAGACAACTGATTACAACCAGTATGTGGATACCGTTTTCATGATAAATGCAAAAACTTCTTCCACCTATTTCCCGGGAGAAACCGGGTTCACAGGGCCGGACGGTTCTTTCGTGCACGGGAATATCCCTGGATATAATTTTCTGAAGGGTAAACTCTCCAATATTTCTGGCGAAAGTACCTATGCCGACTACCTCAGTAAGCCTGTCAATTTTCCGGAGTACGATATAGAAAATAATCAGGTGCCTCTGTGGTTCTATGCCTTTGAGAACAGCCAAAGCAACACATACCCTACCGGTTTTGTGATTGGTGTGAAATACCAGTACAAGAACACGCAGGATAGTGAATTGGAGGTAAAGAAAGCCTATTACGTGGTGACTGTCAACCGTGCAGGAGCAGGGTCTGCCAATCATAACTTTATCAAGCGGAACAACCAGTATGGCATCAAAGTAACGATAAAAGGGTTGGGAAGTTACGTGGGCGATTATCCGAGATCGGCAGGAATTGGCGCGCTTCGTGCGACGGGTTTTCTTTCGTCGCAAGATACGGATGGAGTAATGGAAATAGAGGAAACAGTCGGGCCAAACCTGTTCCCATGGACCGGCGACATATATAAATAA
- a CDS encoding FimB/Mfa2 family fimbrial subunit, producing the protein MMNTSTFKTGTHHLYVVTALLWVVLTISCNDRNVVDPQESAESRLSLQMRAANAETFAANTSLYMFNASDRFWEKKLNVTQEGNKLSTDVAIGTWNIVLLTCDKEEYIRQNITLPSPLSPMGSAIMWQTPVTTDGLFLSQTPSELRYGLLRDVVIKQDEVTEKSTLLYRNVAKVQVILKHYEGFDPVTDDNKAMAYAELLDVPTSLAWTGKLYPNGDSPAVSDKPIRENFEFDGAGKADTLNFIVPAHRGDDAFITNEEGILVQNPAAVDTTEHKLKLRVSMPSGGKEYFGKSANGIEIPIVPKINSIMQVNVTFHGKTSLDIKIGVKPWEDWIIQEEEFQ; encoded by the coding sequence ATGATGAATACAAGCACATTCAAAACAGGCACACATCATTTGTATGTAGTAACCGCTTTGTTGTGGGTCGTCCTTACAATTTCCTGCAACGACCGGAACGTAGTCGATCCGCAAGAATCGGCCGAGTCGCGCCTGTCGTTACAAATGAGAGCGGCGAATGCGGAAACCTTTGCGGCCAATACCTCCCTTTATATGTTCAACGCCAGCGACAGATTTTGGGAGAAAAAACTGAACGTAACGCAAGAAGGGAACAAGCTTTCCACGGATGTAGCCATTGGCACTTGGAACATCGTATTGTTGACCTGCGATAAGGAAGAGTATATCCGGCAAAACATCACCTTGCCGTCTCCCCTATCGCCAATGGGAAGTGCAATCATGTGGCAAACGCCTGTCACAACAGACGGGCTATTTTTGTCCCAGACCCCTTCCGAGTTGAGGTATGGATTGCTGCGGGATGTTGTGATAAAACAGGATGAAGTCACTGAAAAAAGTACGCTCCTATACCGCAATGTGGCCAAAGTGCAAGTAATCCTGAAACACTACGAGGGTTTCGACCCGGTCACGGATGATAACAAGGCTATGGCGTATGCGGAACTATTGGATGTTCCCACATCATTGGCATGGACTGGAAAACTATATCCGAACGGGGATTCACCGGCTGTTTCGGATAAACCGATACGGGAAAATTTCGAGTTTGATGGAGCAGGTAAAGCCGACACGCTGAATTTTATCGTGCCGGCCCATAGGGGCGATGACGCTTTCATCACGAACGAAGAGGGCATATTGGTGCAAAATCCGGCAGCCGTGGATACCACGGAACACAAATTAAAGTTGCGTGTTTCCATGCCGTCAGGCGGTAAGGAATATTTCGGGAAAAGCGCCAATGGCATAGAAATCCCTATCGTGCCGAAAATCAACAGCATTATGCAGGTGAATGTGACATTTCATGGTAAAACCTCGCTGGATATCAAGATCGGTGTAAAACCGTGGGAAGACTGGATCATCCAGGAGGAAGAATTTCAATAA